Part of the Lolium rigidum isolate FL_2022 chromosome 6, APGP_CSIRO_Lrig_0.1, whole genome shotgun sequence genome, ATGCATAGGTAGGGAAATCATCCATGTCCAAGCAATAAACTACTGTACAATGTTTCCATGCGAGTGGTACCAGCAGTGAACAGGTGCAAGCATGCAAGAGGGGAGTAGACCAAATATGACTCGCTCCTTGTTCTTCATCAGTAAATATGGTCAAAAAACATATGGGCAAAAGGAAAGTAACGGAATAAAAGTTACTTCTGAAACGGACAGGAGAGTGTTGCAGACACCAATCTCTTCAGATCCCCAGTCTGCAGCCAAAGGTTAAAAAAAGATAGCAGAGCCCCAGGAACAAGCAGGAACCTTTGATCAGAGACAAAAGTAAGTGGAAACCTTTTTCCCGATCTAGGAGTATTCTACTCGGGGAGAATCTTTAATTTGAGTgcatgtacatgatgtttatctcCAGATTTGAGGTTTTAATACCAGATCTAGTTACATGTGTGTAGTGATGAGAGTGAGAAACCTGCACCGCAGGTTACGTAGTAGATAAAACAAAACGAAGCATTGTTCATAACAGAACCCCAAGATACACAAAAGATTACAGAGTTGGACAAGTATTTATGAGAGCGCGTCAGCGGTGCAAGTTAATGTGTGCACTGCCAACTCATCATCCTCTCCCAACTGAACAGACACATGAACAGAGAATGCTACAGAGAGAAATTAGAAAGACAGAGAAACCATATACCTTCGACTACTATCATTTTCGATCGAGAGAGAGGGAGCTTGTTAGATCACACGTATACATAGTAGCAGAAGACATATAGGTAGCTTAGCCATCTATAAAAGAAGCCCATATACTGCCATCGACTGGAGGACCATATCCCATACGTATGATCTGTGCTGTCtccacctctctccctccctctctcctctcctcaacTCAATTGCTCAAAGCTAGAGAGCTTCTTCTAGGAAGCTAGCTCAGCAGAGGCTGCCGAACACCCGAGTACACACATACCACCAAAgctgattgatcaatcatctcttCTGCTGCCAGCAGAGTCATCTGAGCAAGACACAGGTAGCTCTACATCTATCCACAGCTACTAGAGAGCAGTGTCTAGTAGTAACAGTAGCACTTGGAGTTCAAATCTCCAATATATACGCACCTACATGCCgtgcccttcttcatcttcttctataCATGCATGGTAGCAAGCTTAGTCGGGTTCATGGAGAAAAGTTTGTTGTGACCAATTGCTTCCTGCTTCCTAGCTCACACACCCTCCCTTGTCTGATTCCCTCTTCAGGTCTGCCGCGTCTCAGGCCGTTGTTGACGGTCTGTGCTTTGCTGCAAATTAACTCGATCCCTGACTTCCAAGGAGTGCCTAGCTAGCTCGGGGAATTGGATCAATCTTTCAAGCTGTGCTCCATCTCTACCGGCGAAGCTGCTGCCCCGTTGCTGTTCTACCCCTCGAAGGCTTCAAATTAATCACATCCAAGATCCAGCCATTTGCTTTCATCTGAAAGGTACGATGAGCAGCAACGAGCATGTTTAGCGAATGTGATTTCATGCTTTCATACTTAATTTTGGTTGCTTATAGTACAGACCATGTTAACTTGGTATAGTTACATATTGGAGGCCGGGTGGTACTAGCCTACTTTTCACATAGTAACGGAAAGAGATGCGTGCATGCATATACGTACACACGACTGTACGATTTTCCAGAACGACGGACACATGTGCATGTGTGATGTACTCTCTATATACTATACACTCCTCTTCCACATTAACTGTCGCAGATTTGTCTCGATCAAGGAAATACTTCGGTTATCGGCCGGTTACCAGAATTCCCAGCCCCCTCTGGTAAATGAGTTTATCGTTCAAAAGTTCTCAGTCCTttgaatttggtttgaatttAGGCTGGTTGGTTTAGTCCAACCTAAATCACATATGTGTTCCCCTCCAATATACCCCTATGCCCTAACTCATATGTCTGAGATTTTTTATTCATTCTCCCCTAAAGAATATATTCTTAATATTTGGACATTATCAAGTTTCAAATTCAAGTCTGTTTGAGAATCTCATCCGGTATTTGACCGGTTATCGGAAATCTCAGACCCATCAAACATTTTTTTCTTACCGGTAGTACTCCCTCCAGTTGAGACACTCTTTGTGGGAAGGAGGAAGTAGTATGTACTCCATCGGTGATTCTTTGAGCTTGGTAGAAGTCGTAGAGCAAATGGCGGCGTAATTATGAGGTCCGGGAAATCTCGGACTTCTTCCTCGCCGGACGTCCTTGTCCGTCCATCAATGCCTCGCCCGCGTGACACTGCTCCCTCACGTCTCCACCGTCCGGCCCACTCCATTACGGGCCTCAATTTTGATTCCCTCCATAGTCTCAGGCTCTGCTCCATCGCATTCGTATCAAATCTCACTCCCTTTTACGGCCGAGATTAATATTCCCTGTTCTCTTTTTATGTGCAGCCATCCAAGAATCCCTGCGCCAGTCGCTGGTCGATCGGTTTGCCTTAATTAGCTCTCCCCCGGCGGTGCGGCGATGGACACTTTCGGCTGGGCCGGCGACGACGTTTACCAGCCGCGTCTTGCGGGTCAGCTGAGCTGTGGCCGGTTCGAGCTGGACGACGCTTTCCTCGGCCAGTTCCAGTGCGACGTCGGCGGGGAGGCCCAGTTGAGCTCGAGCTACGGTGCCACCGGAGCAGGCGCAGCGGAGGACTCGAACCCGCTGGGATTCTTTGGCTCCGGGTCGGGGGTCGACGTGTTCTCCTCAGTGGTCGATGGCGCCGGCGCGCACGACGGCCTGCTCGACGCGGCGCTCGCCTTCTCCAGGGTGCTCTCGTGCGGCGCCGAGGGTGACCCCGGGGCGGTCTCGAACGGCGTCATGTTCTCCGGCTACAGCGGCAACATCTCCTCCGGGGAGTCCAACAACTACAGTGGCGGCGGCCACGATGCGGAGGTGGCGTCGCCGACGTCCATTATATCGCCCACCACGACGTCGCTCCCCCAGACGACGTCGGCACAGGCGCTACACGCGAACCGGAAACTACTACCGGCCAACGACTGCACCAACATAGCAACCGCGCCGCCGCTCCCACGCGCCGGCGCAAAGCGGAAGGCGCACAGCCCCATCACGACCGCAACAAGCATCACCTTCGGCCAGGGCGCCCACGTCGACACCGGGGCCGGAAAGTACGTGCCGGACATGGAGGCGATGGCACAGATGAAGGAGATGATCTACCGGGCGGCGGCAATGCGCCCGGTGAACCTCGTCACGGAGCCCCCCGCGATCGGCGGCAGCAAGCCTCGTCGCAAGAACGTGCGCATCTCGAGCGACCCGCAGACGGTGGCAGCCCGTCTCCGGCGGGAGCGCGTCAGCGACCGCCTCCGCGTGCTGCAGAAGCTTGTCCCCGGCGGCAGCAAGATGGATACGGCGTCCATGCTGGACGAGGCCGCCAGCTACCTCAAGTTCCTCAAGTCCCAGGTCCAGGCGCTGGAAACCCTAGGAACCGCGAACAGTACCACCGGCAACGCCGCCATGTCCTCCGCCAGCACGACCAGGTTACATCAGCGTCATTACGGAAACAGCCCTGGGTTTCTTGGATTTGCGACAAATAACAGCAACAACTCCGTCTTCGGAAATACTAATGGGAGTGCAACAAGACTGTTGTAGTACTGTTTCTAGTATGAGTTGATCGTGTATATGTCAATACGTAGTGTTGTTTCCTACTGTTTCAGGTCGATCTACGTACGTGCTTAATTGGTACAGTACGGTATACTTCATACTAAGTTTTTAGTTTAGTCGTGATTTGGACCCGCTGCATCGTCGAAGCAATTCAGCTGCAGCCTGAGATCGAGACCGTGGAATACCTGCTGattaaagaaaacaaaaaaaagagcttCAATTGTATTCTAGAGTAAATGTGGTTGGATATTAAGATGTGTACATGCAAATGAAATTTAATACTAGAGTACGGTATACTTCATACtaagtgttgtgaataatctaataaaaaagtcgtgtgcatcctttggatgcagaagctggaacGCTATtttcccattttgaaaaaaaatgcaagtgaaattGTAGCCAGCTTCGCTTATTTTCCATCACAAAATTTCAGTCTCACTTTGTCTGGCAAATTAATtacagtactccctccgtccaaaaaTATAAGGGgtctaaggattagttaaaagtcaatgtttttaaattttgaccaagtttatacacaaaaatataaatatttacaatactaaatcattatcaatagattcaccctaaagtatattttcttaatatgtcaatttgatattgtagatgtaaatatttttttctaaatatttggtcaaagttggtAAGGTTTGACTTTTtaccaatccttagacgccttatattttgggacggagggagtagtacataTAGATCCTACATGTATCTTAGTTCAAAAAAAGTTTCTCCCTAAGATCAAAATGAAAAGAAACTTCCTGAAAGCGAACATGTGGttagatggttaggagggcagtgacaCCTCCGGCTTAACAGAGTTTAAAGTTTAAATCCTAGATTTAACATTTTGGTGTCTTATAAAAgacggaatattctttcagtggaaaGTGACGTTCACGTAGATAGCGagacgtctgtggtgacttcgccAATCTGAGGATCCATCAGATCATCTTCTTAGACTCATTCTCTCGGAGGTGCTGATAGGGGAGGGGTGTGCATACGTTTGTTCATAGGGTGAGTGTATATTCACATTTATTAGCATCCACGTCTGTAGTATGGTTGACAAAACAAACCCTCTGGTCCTAATGACTTGTCGCTGATTTAGGAAAACCTAAAAAGTATCTAGATTCGTTGAATCTATGGCAAGTAAATTTAAATTGGAGGCAGTATCATACATGCAgtatatatatactccctccgttctataaAAATTATTTTAGATTTATCAAAATGAATGTATAGGGATTTCTTCACATTCATGCATGTTGTCACTGACACAACCGTAGAGCGCCAATGTGAATCATTGGGTGCATCATCATGTTGCCAAACTTGAGGTTCCAGATCGAAGGACCGACCTATCGATTTCCTTTAATTGTTCCAGCTCCGGGCATGGTTACCCGCTTTTCTTCTCTCTTTTGTATCCACAAATGCAATGAAATCTCGATTCCAAGTGCAAAAAGAGGTACCCAGGGAGATAGATATACCGATATAGTATTTATTATTAAAGGCTCGGCCTCTTTATTCATCAAAGCTAGATGATCTAGATGCTACATCTATCTCCATATCTAATCTAGCTATGAATATAAATAGCACTTCTTTTTATCTTATCTGCATCGTGTATGCTGGTATAGCTGGTCCAGGCTTTTCGCATGCTGATGATAGAAAGCGTGGGAGTGAATCGGGATTAAGTTAAGAGGAAGAAAGCAAGGTCCTTTTGCTGCTGGCCTCCTCCTCGCGCTACCCAGTGACGTCCTTCTTTCCTCCAcgatttagggcatctccagcagcacgatgtatttcggacgtccgaaatatccgtttgcgtcgcgcggcggacgcgagacatGCCGTTTTTGTccgtgcgtccgtttgcacctaggggtggctccagcggcccgacgcattttcgcgtttgcatcaatttatgaagtttccaaacaacaaaataaggaaatcaacgaagtaatagttattacatttaaatatttaaaagtctacatgaaaataagatagtatttctctaggcatgatcttcatggccagccaatgttcactgatgctcaatcagatccgtttgcagctgtttgcagacgttctcgttagtgacttctatattcctatgtagatagtcctgccaatATGAAGCTtcaggaagtggcgcaaccagctcacattggaattcccagtggttctcattgcggccatcagcacgctcgttctcaacgatcatgttgtgcatgatcacgcatcatgtcatcac contains:
- the LOC124667819 gene encoding transcription factor LATE FLOWERING-like produces the protein MDTFGWAGDDVYQPRLAGQLSCGRFELDDAFLGQFQCDVGGEAQLSSSYGATGAGAAEDSNPLGFFGSGSGVDVFSSVVDGAGAHDGLLDAALAFSRVLSCGAEGDPGAVSNGVMFSGYSGNISSGESNNYSGGGHDAEVASPTSIISPTTTSLPQTTSAQALHANRKLLPANDCTNIATAPPLPRAGAKRKAHSPITTATSITFGQGAHVDTGAGKYVPDMEAMAQMKEMIYRAAAMRPVNLVTEPPAIGGSKPRRKNVRISSDPQTVAARLRRERVSDRLRVLQKLVPGGSKMDTASMLDEAASYLKFLKSQVQALETLGTANSTTGNAAMSSASTTRLHQRHYGNSPGFLGFATNNSNNSVFGNTNGSATRLL